The Macaca fascicularis isolate 582-1 chromosome 5, T2T-MFA8v1.1 genome segment GCCATATATAAATGTTAGTAATTGTTtcttatgattattattatccTCCCCCTcattacagaagagaaaaatcaagtttATAGAGTTTAAAATACTTGCCCACTTTTAGCTAACTAAGTAGGTAACAGAGTGGTAATTTCAAATTGTGCTCTTAACTGCCACACCACAGTGCTTTCCTCAACTCTTCTTTCTCTAATGAAGAGATTACATTACATATAACGTAGTATTATTCACATACATAATACAACTTGATACCTAAATAGCGTATTGTATATACTATAATAATTATAGGATATCAGGCATCTCACTCATTATGTCTGGTGGTTTCCCACTGAAACTTGACAAGACCAGCTCCTGAGACATGGCACAGTGTTGACACCATGTTTATACCTCCTGAGATGCAGATGTCTTCTGTTTTTGTGTGCATGTATTGAGTTATTCTGTTTACATTCAGGGAAAGAGTAATTTAGTTGCCACTCAGTGCCACCTGGATTCCTTTACACTGCAAACATTGAAATCTGTGTGTAAGATTGTACAAACCTAGCGTGTTGCCCATCCATATGCAAAATCATCCCTCCCCTTCATTCTCTCTGCCGCTAACTCAGAAGGGGCTTCAAGTCTCAGGTTAATAAACATATATGAATTACAAAATGTTCTGCAACAGTCATTGTGTTCGATACAGGATGTTCATAAATACATTCATGTTTTGCTCATCAAttgggatacattctgagaaatgcatcattaggtgattttatcattgtgtgaacatcataggctgtgcttacacaaacctaaatggtatagcctactacaagCCTAGGCTATatagtatagcctattgctcttaGGCTAGAAAACTGCACAGCATTTTACTGTGGTGAATACCATAGgaagttgtaacacaatggtaagtatttgtgtatctaaacatatgtaaatgtagaaagatatagtaaaaatatggtataagaGAGTAAAATCGTACACCTGTATAGAGCAGTTACCACAAATGGAGTTTGTAGGACTGCAAGTTTCTCTGGATGAGACGGAATGTGAGTGGTGAGTGAACATGAGTGCCTGGGACATGACTGTACACTTCTTTAGGCTttgtaaacactgtacacttaggctacactaaatttataaaaatattttttcttcaacaaatTAACCTTAgattactgtaattttttatttttaaactttttaatttttaaacattttgacttttgtaataacactttaAACGCATTGTACAactgtacaaaaatgttttttctttatatcgtCATTCTATAagcttgttttctatttatttatttattcatttattttagagatgaagtctttctctgtcacctacactgtagtgcagtgacatgatcacagctcactacagcctcaaactcttgggctcaagtgatcttccttgaTCTTCACTCcagatgtgcaccatcatgcccagctaatttttgaaaactGTTATTGAGAAGGGGACTCATTTGGTTCCCAGGctgctttcgaactcctgatctcaagtgatccccctgccccagcctctcaggCTGGGATTACACCTGTGAGCCATAgagcctggctaattgttttttgttttcttttgtattttttatttttcacactttTCTGTTAAAATTAAGATGCAAAAACTCATATCAGCCTAGGCCTACATGgagtcaggatcatcagtatcactatCTTCCAACTCCCTGTTTTGTCGCACTAGAAGGTCTTCATGGGCAATAATACGCATGGAGCTgccatctcctatgataacagaCAGAAGATAACAACTCATACTTCCCGAAGGATCTGTCTGAGACTGTTTCACAGTTAATGTTTTTTCTATAACTAGTAGAaggagtatactctaaaataataataaaaggtataGTTAGTAAATACGTAAACTAGTAACATAGTTGTTTGTTATTCTGATCAAGTATTGTGTactatacataattgtatgtgctatataCTTTATAGAACTGGCAGTGCAGtgggtttgtttacaccagcatcccACAAACATGTCAGTAATACACTGCTTCTTATGACTTTACAACCGTGAGGCAGTAGGAATCACATCACTAGGCAACAGGAATTTatcagcttcattataatcttaagggaccactgtcatatatgcagtctATGATTGACCTAAATGTTGTTATGTGCTACACTACTGTATATAAGTCACAGAGAATTGCACTTGAAAAGATCACTATGCGGTAGGAGAGGCAGATAAGTAGGCAAATAATTGCAACTATATATTACACATGCTAATATATGTATGCTTCAGTTGCTTGAAGGAGCAGATACATGAGCATGTTAAAACTTCATCATCATCGTTTTCAACTCATCATCTTTGCTAAGGTAGCACTTTGAATTGAGTCTATACCAGTACACTGAAACAGTGATAAATGTTATAATCTCTGATTTCATAGTGTTTTCCAGTTTAGGaaacaaaaccatttttaacactctgaaatacacacatacacacacacatatgtatctctgtgtaatgtgtgtgtgtgtgcgtgtgtgtgcatgtgtgttaccTGTGAGGAACAGGAAAAACAGAGCTCTGCAAGATAGAAAGGCAAGAGAACATGATTGCGTAGAGTTGTCAGGGAAGGCCCCTCTGAGGAACTGATACTTAATCCAACTCCAGAAGTATAAATAAGTCTTAGTCAGCTGAAAAGGCAGGTGGTGGGAGAGTAGGAGGAAGAAACTACTCAGCTCAACAATTAAATTGCATATTTCTATAGAAGTCCAGTCCTACCATGTATTAGAATATCAGCTTTTCCATGCAGTGGTCTCCTGACACCCTTCACCACTGTTAATCAATGTGACAGAGAACCTCTGACTTTGGGTTGAGGGTGTACTTTGCCCTAATAAAGGGCCAAAGTCATTCTTTTTCAGAGAAGGGAAGACAGTCCACAGCgatctcttctcctttcctgtgTGGGATTCTATTGCATCCCCTCCACTCTCACCTTCCATTATTCTCACATTCAACTCCCAGATGCCCTGAATCCCCCCGCAGAAACCATCACTGCTCCCCGCCAACAGTTCAGCCCATCTCACCCTGTCACTGGCACTGGCTGAAGACACAGCAGGCACTGGGAGACATGGCCTAGGAAACTCTTGTCTTCCCTTCTGGACTGTTATTCAGCATGGAAACAATGAAGAAACAGCCAGGCACTAAGCTTTTACAAAAAGAATGCATTCAAATATTACTTCCGCAATTTTTCCAAGAGTACAAGTAATGGGAAAACAGACCTTGCGTCCCATAGCATACTGGGTAATTGTTGGTGGAGCCTGGCAAATCCCATCTAGAGACTAAGGAATTTTTCCACATTCAGGTGAAATTCAGAAGAGTCATTGCTAGAGAACAAATTAAACTTATTAGCAGCAGAAAACAATTGCAAATAACACACCCTTCACACACAAAGCCACCAAACTCAGTAGGAAGCATTGGTAGTTGCAGCTGGGAGGTTGGAAAGGAAACAGAACTGTCAGGGTCCTGAAGGTGCCTAGTGTGTAATTTGCATGATGACAACAGAGAACTCTATTATTAATACAACACAAAAAAAATTCCTCTTCTGACTCAAGTTCTGTTTCTAACTCTACAAATGTGCTTGTATGTAAGTTGAGGTTGGAGGTCCCAGCCAAGGCAGCTGCCCAgagcccttttctttctttctctctctctctttctttctttctttctttctttctttctttctttctttctttctttctttctttctttctttctttctttctttctttctttctttctttctttcctttctttctttctttcttttctttctttctttctttctttctttctttctttctttctttctttctttctttctttctttctttctttctttctttctttctctttctctcttctttttctttctctctctctctttctttcttcctttcttttcttcctttcttcctttcttttctttctctttctctctttcctcctctttccccctctttcccccttccccccctcctctttcttctttatttttttgtaatctTGGCTGGCCAGAGCCCAAGTCTTCCCAGCAGTATCTTAGTTTCCGCACCGCAGTTCCTTGCTGTCCACTTCAGGCTTCCGGACTGGAAGGACAGCCGGCGATAAAACGCGCCTGGTGAGGCTCAGGAGTCACTGTCCACAGAGACCCAGCCCGACTTTCCCATCGTACTGAGATCCTGCTGGAAACTCTGCTGCAACATGAGCTCCACAGCCCGGTTCTGCCCCTCACGCCCCGTGCTGCTGTTTCTGGGGTTGCTGCTCCTGCCAGTTGTGGTCGCCTTCGCCACAGGTGAGAGCAGAAGCAAGGCTGTGAGGGCCGCCAGCGGCGAGGGGGAGTCCGGGAAGCCCTGGGGCTGGGGAGTCCTCTAGCATCATGATCGCAGCTACACTTAACCGAGCGCCTGCTGACTGTCAGGGCACAGTGACAGGCGCTGCACCTGCACTTCGCACCTGGTCGGCACAACTTCCGTCTGAGGGAGGTATGATTTACGGCTAAGGAAAAGAAGGCTGAAGGTAGTGGAGAAAGTCCCTAAAGTACCTCTGGCTACTCATGGAGTCACCATTCCGTCCCCTCCTCCTCTCTTACCCCCTCCCTTTTCCCCTCAGCTGAAGCTGAAGAAGATGGGGACCTGCAGTGCCTGTGTGTGAAGACCACCTCCCAGGTCCGTCCCAGGCACATCACCAGCCTGGAGGTGATCAAGGCCGGACCCCACTGCCCCACTGCCCAACTGATGTGAGTCCTTGCACTGCATCACTCAGTGCCCCGGCTCAGTGCCTCCTCTGCCCATCCTTCTCCTTTTTAATGCCATCTGCAAACTCAAGAACTGAAGGTCacatctcttctcttttccttgccAGAGCCACGCTGAAGAATGGGAGGAAAATTTGCTTGGACCTGCAAGCCCCGCTGTACAAGAAAATAGTTAAGAAACTTTTGGAGAGTTAGTTACTAGCTGTCTAAGTGTGTGCATTTGCTatgtaatatactttttttttttccagtttcaatCTAACTGTGAAAGAACCTCTGATATTTGTGTTATCCTtatgattttaaataaacaaattaaatcaAGTTGTAGTATAGTCAAAATACTTCTTAATAATAGTGCAAAAATTGTATTGACACATAAtttcatggaagaaaaaaattccggtattttaagcaaaaagtatTTTGAAGGAAGGTTTGAATACTGGTTTTGCTTGGTATTACATGTTGGCTGATACATATTCATGCATTTACATGATTGCAGTACTTTATAGCTACAATTTACCTGGACGATTATTATTACCTTTGCCAATAAATATTAGTAGCACTTATGTATTACTagatggcttttaaaaaaattatgtaggccgggcgcggtggctcaagcctgtaatcccagcactttgggaggccgagacgggtggatcacgaggtcaggagatcgagaccatcctggctaacacagtgaaaccccgtctctactaaaaaatacaaaaaactagccgggcgaggtggcgggtgcctgtagtcccagctactcgggaggctgaggcaggagaatggcgtaaacccgggaggcggagcttgcagtgagctgagatgtggccactgcactccagcctgggggacagagcaagactccgtctcaaaaaaaaaaaaaaaaaaaaaaaaaaaaaaaattatgtaaataaataaatctccacTTTTATGCCCACAAATTCTGGAAACGAGGAGAGGTACTACATACTGATGTTTTTATTCATCCCTCAGGAAGGCACTGCTCCTCTCTAAGGAGAAAGGAAGTTGTTGCAGTGTTGGTATGTTAGTTATCTAtggcttctgtaacaaattaacacaaactcagtggcttaaacaatacaaatttattatcttgcaATTCTAGGGGGTCACAAATCCCAAGTGGGTTGAACATGCTAAACTCAAAGTATGATCATAACTATGTTTCTTCTGAAGGCTCTAGAAGAGAatctatttcctttcctttctcagcttctagaggcaTCTACATTCTTTGGCTTATGGCCCCTCCAATTGATTTTCAAACTGCAtcattccaacctctgcttccattgTCACATCTCCCCTCTCTTCTCTGACCTTTCTGTCTCTAACTCTACCTACCTCTCATAAGGAGCCTTGTGAATACATTGGAACCACTTGGATAATCCAGAAACCATTTCCATTTCTAGATATTTAATACATctctggagacttttttttttttttttttttttgagacggagtctgtctctgtagc includes the following:
- the LOC102125111 gene encoding platelet factor 4 codes for the protein MSSTARFCPSRPVLLFLGLLLLPVVVAFATAEAEEDGDLQCLCVKTTSQVRPRHITSLEVIKAGPHCPTAQLIATLKNGRKICLDLQAPLYKKIVKKLLES